From one Pyxidicoccus xibeiensis genomic stretch:
- a CDS encoding L-threonylcarbamoyladenylate synthase, translating to MAAPILEVDLEHPSPRHVQRAVEVLERGGLLAYPTDTYYGLGCDLSSKKGIERLYQLKGRDKKKPLSFLCPDLSDVAKYAHVSNFAYRTMKGLTPGAFTFILEATRLVPDLMMSKQKQVGIRVPDAPLVREVARALGRPLVTTSATNTEGVPLTDAKDIKAELGHGLELILDGGVTLNEPSTVISLIGDTLEILRQGKGSLGD from the coding sequence ATGGCCGCACCCATCCTCGAGGTGGACCTGGAGCATCCCTCGCCACGCCACGTGCAGCGGGCGGTGGAGGTGCTCGAGCGCGGCGGGCTCCTGGCCTACCCGACGGACACGTACTACGGCCTGGGCTGCGACTTGAGCTCGAAGAAGGGCATCGAGCGGCTGTACCAGCTCAAGGGGCGCGACAAGAAAAAGCCCCTGTCCTTCCTGTGCCCGGACCTGTCTGACGTGGCCAAATACGCCCATGTGAGCAATTTCGCGTATCGGACGATGAAGGGTCTCACTCCCGGTGCGTTCACCTTCATCCTGGAGGCGACGCGGCTGGTGCCGGATTTGATGATGTCCAAGCAGAAGCAGGTGGGCATCCGCGTACCGGACGCGCCGTTGGTGCGAGAGGTGGCGCGGGCGCTGGGCCGCCCTCTGGTGACGACGTCGGCGACCAACACCGAGGGTGTGCCGCTGACGGACGCGAAGGACATCAAGGCCGAGCTCGGACACGGGCTGGAGCTCATCCTGGACGGGGGGGTGACCCTCAACGAACCGTCCACGGTGATTTCACTCATCGGCGATACGCTTGAAATCCTCCGGCAGGGCAAGGGTAGTCTAGGGGATTGA
- a CDS encoding cation:proton antiporter — protein sequence MKGAVVRLLLLMGLLAIISRAQVLRADAGTPVTLAAGALLLCGLFAGKVAKGLGLPRLTGYLLVGVAVGPYALGFIPGAGLKGLELVKGLAVSLIALVAGTELRLGLIKRVGARVAMLCLGVCGVTFVACFGAVFALKPLLPFLAPMTVPQALAVSALVSTVVVSFSPTVTIAIVQETRARGSFTEFLMALVIIGDLVVMVAFALAAGVTKASFGGGLDVAELLSGVGWELFGSVGVGCALAVVVLIYMRGVKQELPLFLVGLSFAAAEGGARLHLSPLLVSLAAGALISNLDERAGERIHHAIQQAGLPVFALFFAAAGAGLHLDALVTVGPAALLLVVLRAGAIWLSCRRFAPADDPRLKQYLWMGLISQAGVTFGLAALVSRTFPTFGPQVEVLIVAMITAHELVGPVLTRRALAASKEIRTDEAAGTA from the coding sequence ATGAAGGGGGCGGTGGTCCGGCTGCTGCTCCTGATGGGGCTCTTGGCCATCATCAGCCGGGCGCAGGTGCTGCGCGCGGACGCGGGCACGCCGGTGACGCTGGCGGCCGGGGCGCTGCTGTTGTGCGGCCTCTTCGCGGGCAAGGTGGCCAAGGGGCTTGGGCTGCCGCGGCTCACCGGCTACCTCCTGGTGGGCGTGGCGGTGGGGCCGTATGCGCTGGGGTTCATCCCCGGAGCGGGGCTGAAGGGGCTGGAGCTGGTGAAGGGGCTGGCGGTGAGCCTCATCGCGCTGGTGGCCGGCACGGAGCTGCGCCTGGGGCTCATCAAGCGGGTGGGCGCGCGGGTGGCCATGCTGTGCCTGGGCGTGTGCGGGGTGACCTTCGTGGCGTGCTTCGGCGCCGTCTTCGCGCTCAAGCCGCTCTTGCCGTTCCTGGCGCCCATGACGGTGCCGCAGGCGCTGGCGGTGAGCGCGCTGGTGTCCACGGTGGTGGTGTCCTTCTCGCCCACCGTCACGATTGCCATCGTCCAGGAGACGCGCGCGCGCGGCTCGTTCACCGAGTTCCTGATGGCGCTGGTCATCATCGGCGACCTGGTGGTGATGGTGGCCTTCGCGCTGGCGGCGGGCGTGACGAAGGCCAGCTTCGGCGGCGGGCTGGACGTGGCGGAGCTGCTCAGCGGGGTGGGGTGGGAGCTGTTCGGCTCGGTGGGCGTGGGGTGCGCGCTGGCGGTGGTGGTGCTCATCTACATGCGGGGCGTGAAGCAGGAGCTGCCGCTGTTCCTGGTGGGCCTGTCCTTCGCCGCGGCCGAGGGGGGCGCGCGGCTGCACCTGTCGCCGCTGCTGGTGTCGCTGGCGGCCGGGGCGCTCATCTCCAACCTGGACGAGCGGGCCGGGGAGCGCATCCACCACGCGATTCAGCAGGCGGGGCTGCCGGTGTTCGCGCTGTTCTTCGCGGCGGCCGGGGCGGGGCTGCACCTGGACGCGCTGGTGACGGTGGGGCCGGCGGCGCTGCTGCTGGTGGTGCTGCGGGCCGGGGCCATCTGGCTGTCATGCCGCCGCTTCGCGCCCGCGGACGACCCGCGGCTGAAGCAGTACCTGTGGATGGGGCTCATCTCCCAGGCGGGCGTCACCTTCGGCCTGGCGGCGCTGGTGTCGCGGACGTTCCCCACCTTCGGGCCGCAGGTGGAGGTGCTCATCGTGGCGATGATTACCGCGCACGAGCTGGTGGGCCCGGTGCTCACCCGGCGGGCGCTGGCGGCGAGCAAGGAGATCCGCACGGACGAGGCGGCGGGAACGGCGTAG
- the xerD gene encoding site-specific tyrosine recombinase XerD gives MEGLLDAYIAFIRAERGLSGKTVDAYAADLTVYFADLRARGLDDVTRAKQDDVSAHLLALGKRGVGKRSQARHLAALRGFHRFLIAERLAEKDPTEDLDTPRSARKLPSFLTLEEVEQLLAAPDERTTAGQRDKAMLEVLYATGLRVSELCGLGVNDLQLTAGYLVAKGKGAKERLVPLGRVAVEKVQEYLSVARPALLGRRQSRALFVTPRGAGFTRQGFWKLLKRYALKAGILKPISPHKLRHSFATHLVERGADLRAVQQMLGHADLATTQIYTHVNSARLRSVYDEFHPRSDVFVPKAKKRKTAT, from the coding sequence ATGGAAGGGCTCCTCGACGCGTACATCGCCTTCATCCGCGCGGAGCGCGGGCTGTCCGGCAAGACGGTGGATGCCTACGCCGCCGACCTCACCGTGTACTTCGCGGACCTGCGCGCGCGCGGCCTGGACGACGTGACGCGGGCGAAGCAGGACGACGTGTCCGCGCATCTGCTCGCGCTGGGCAAGCGCGGCGTGGGCAAGCGCAGCCAGGCCCGGCACCTCGCGGCCCTGCGCGGCTTCCACCGCTTCCTCATCGCCGAGCGACTGGCGGAGAAGGACCCGACGGAGGACCTGGACACGCCGCGCTCGGCGCGCAAGCTGCCCTCGTTCCTCACGCTGGAGGAGGTGGAGCAGCTGCTGGCGGCCCCGGACGAGCGCACCACGGCGGGCCAGCGCGACAAGGCCATGCTGGAGGTGCTCTACGCCACGGGCCTGCGCGTGAGCGAGCTGTGCGGGCTGGGCGTCAATGACCTGCAGCTCACCGCCGGCTACCTGGTGGCGAAGGGGAAGGGCGCCAAGGAGCGCCTGGTGCCCCTGGGGCGCGTGGCGGTGGAGAAGGTGCAGGAGTACCTGTCCGTGGCCCGGCCGGCGCTGCTGGGCCGGCGCCAGTCGCGCGCGCTCTTCGTCACGCCGCGCGGCGCGGGCTTCACGCGGCAGGGCTTCTGGAAGCTGCTCAAGCGGTACGCGCTGAAGGCGGGAATCCTCAAGCCCATCTCCCCGCACAAGCTGCGGCACTCGTTCGCCACGCACCTGGTGGAGCGGGGCGCGGACCTGCGGGCCGTGCAGCAGATGCTCGGCCACGCGGACCTGGCCACCACGCAGATCTACACCCACGTCAACAGCGCGCGCCTGCGCTCCGTCTACGACGAGTTCCACCCACGCAGCGACGTCTTCGTCCCGAAGGCGAAGAAGCGCAAGACGGCGACGTAG
- a CDS encoding TVP38/TMEM64 family protein: MLVSIGGLVMLRFLGPDFIDQQNIAAVLEPFGDAAPLAYIAFLAIRPVTLLPGQLLTAVGGMMFGTLAATLYSLTGSFLSAMLLFGVARKLGTGPMKRLAGGKYPALSRAAKRHDFLFTFLACINPLCPTDVMLVAAAASGARLWPSVAGVLLGTIPGTFLTAQFGSGLAQGRTVMTAVSAVGLVVSLVLGVFIGRRFYKEINDAPDEANADQPPCGAQGLASDEARAAHVRPGASKPEGMPATW, encoded by the coding sequence ATGCTTGTCTCCATTGGCGGACTGGTGATGCTCCGGTTTCTCGGCCCGGACTTCATCGATCAGCAGAACATTGCCGCCGTCCTGGAGCCCTTCGGTGACGCGGCCCCCCTGGCCTACATCGCCTTTCTCGCCATCCGCCCGGTGACGCTGCTGCCCGGTCAGCTGCTGACGGCTGTCGGCGGGATGATGTTCGGGACGCTCGCAGCGACCCTCTATTCACTAACAGGCAGCTTCCTGTCTGCCATGTTGCTCTTCGGGGTGGCGCGGAAGCTGGGCACGGGGCCGATGAAGCGCCTGGCTGGCGGCAAGTACCCCGCCCTGTCTCGGGCGGCGAAGCGCCATGACTTCCTCTTCACCTTCCTGGCGTGCATCAACCCGCTGTGCCCCACCGACGTGATGCTGGTGGCCGCGGCGGCCAGTGGCGCGCGCCTGTGGCCCTCGGTGGCCGGCGTCCTGCTGGGCACCATTCCGGGCACCTTCCTCACCGCGCAGTTCGGCAGTGGCCTGGCGCAGGGCCGCACCGTGATGACGGCCGTGTCGGCGGTGGGGCTCGTGGTGTCGCTGGTGCTCGGCGTGTTCATTGGCCGGCGCTTCTACAAGGAGATCAACGACGCTCCGGACGAGGCCAACGCGGATCAGCCTCCCTGCGGCGCGCAGGGCCTGGCCTCTGACGAGGCGCGGGCCGCCCATGTGCGGCCGGGGGCCTCGAAGCCGGAAGGCATGCCCGCCACCTGGTAG
- a CDS encoding general stress protein produces MSDKDNKGSMTVAEAGRKGGETVRNERGREFYETIGRKGGATVKAERGRSFYEEIGRKGGETVKAERGAKFYEEIGKKGGDRVKATRGPNFYEEIGRKGGQKVKKLIEEGKRAARAAMAASPAEGAAAEGAAPTGGTTAAPASEPTPGPGQNE; encoded by the coding sequence ATGTCGGACAAGGACAACAAGGGAAGCATGACGGTGGCGGAAGCGGGCCGTAAGGGCGGAGAGACTGTCCGGAACGAGCGAGGCCGCGAGTTCTACGAGACCATCGGCCGCAAGGGCGGCGCGACGGTCAAGGCCGAGCGCGGTCGCTCCTTCTACGAGGAGATCGGCCGAAAGGGAGGCGAGACGGTCAAGGCCGAGCGCGGCGCGAAGTTCTACGAGGAGATCGGCAAGAAGGGTGGCGACCGCGTGAAGGCCACCCGCGGGCCGAACTTCTACGAGGAGATCGGCCGCAAGGGTGGGCAGAAGGTGAAGAAGCTCATCGAAGAGGGCAAGCGCGCGGCCCGCGCGGCGATGGCGGCTTCCCCGGCGGAGGGCGCCGCCGCGGAGGGCGCTGCGCCGACGGGTGGCACCACCGCGGCCCCTGCCTCCGAGCCCACCCCGGGCCCGGGGCAGAACGAGTAG
- a CDS encoding NADPH-dependent F420 reductase produces MKIAILGTGLVGETLGSKLVALGHEVRMGSRTANNEKAAAWTQKAGARASQGTFTDAAAFGELVFNCTAGTASLEAVKAAGAQALDGKVLVDVSNPLDFSKGFPPTLSVCNTDSLGEQLQRAFPDVKVVKALNTVTASVMVEPSKLPGPTELFICGNDAGAKKQVTQVLTEGFGWKRIIDLGDITGARAMEMSLPLWIRLYQTLGTADFNFQLIRA; encoded by the coding sequence ATGAAGATTGCAATCCTGGGTACGGGGCTGGTGGGCGAGACGCTGGGCAGCAAGCTGGTGGCGCTGGGCCACGAGGTGCGCATGGGCTCGCGCACTGCGAACAACGAGAAGGCGGCGGCGTGGACGCAGAAGGCAGGCGCCCGCGCGTCGCAGGGCACCTTTACGGACGCCGCGGCCTTCGGCGAGCTGGTCTTCAACTGCACGGCGGGCACGGCCTCGCTGGAGGCGGTGAAGGCCGCCGGAGCCCAGGCCCTCGACGGCAAGGTGCTGGTGGACGTGAGCAACCCGCTCGACTTCTCGAAGGGCTTTCCCCCCACCCTGTCCGTCTGCAACACGGACTCGCTGGGCGAGCAGCTCCAGCGCGCCTTCCCGGACGTGAAGGTCGTCAAGGCGCTCAACACCGTCACCGCCAGCGTCATGGTGGAGCCGTCGAAGCTGCCTGGCCCGACGGAGCTGTTCATCTGCGGGAATGACGCCGGGGCGAAGAAGCAGGTCACCCAGGTCCTCACCGAGGGCTTCGGCTGGAAGCGCATCATCGACCTGGGGGACATCACCGGCGCGCGCGCCATGGAGATGAGCCTGCCGCTGTGGATCCGCCTGTACCAGACGCTCGGCACCGCGGACTTCAACTTCCAGCTCATCCGCGCCTGA
- a CDS encoding sodium:proton exchanger has protein sequence MQALLVLLTIAALSLLVSNRALDPGRFPALTRLAASGFLFLLFGILVGPSVSGVLSARSLEGMRPVLALGLGTAGVILGLNLEPRLLRLLPRPVYSAALAHAGTAFLFVALPLSGPLLLTSGLSPQAAVGAAALLGAAASLSSGHFAVLAYRSGRLDRARGLGVALLTMLDDAVGLGVLALALVLGATTSLGEGLGLVCLAVLLGVMCGALLAFLTHSLKDLAELTTVTLGGVALVGGAAAYLRVSALLAGVACGATLALVGGRTVERAARALGRVERPAFLVLVFLVGCGVHARDWWAWSLVPGFVGLRFLGKVLGGRFAQRLAGGTLELPPRLGYALIAQGGLALCLVAEYGMLVPGGLSQRVLDVVVVGAVVNELLAGQAFRQVLEPARPAPRASDVEVAT, from the coding sequence GTGCAAGCGCTGCTCGTACTGCTCACCATCGCGGCGCTGTCGCTGCTCGTCTCCAACCGTGCGTTGGACCCGGGGCGCTTTCCCGCGCTGACGCGGCTGGCGGCCAGCGGCTTCCTGTTCCTGCTCTTCGGCATCCTCGTGGGGCCGTCGGTCTCCGGGGTGCTGTCCGCGCGCAGCCTGGAGGGCATGCGCCCGGTGCTGGCCCTGGGGCTGGGCACTGCGGGAGTCATCCTCGGCCTCAACCTGGAGCCCCGGCTGCTACGGCTGCTGCCGCGGCCGGTGTACTCGGCGGCGCTGGCCCATGCGGGCACGGCCTTCCTCTTCGTCGCGCTGCCGCTGTCGGGCCCGCTGCTGCTGACGTCGGGGCTGTCCCCGCAGGCGGCGGTGGGCGCGGCGGCGCTGCTGGGCGCGGCGGCGAGCCTGTCGTCCGGCCACTTCGCGGTGCTGGCGTACCGGTCCGGGCGGTTGGACCGGGCGCGCGGGCTGGGCGTGGCGCTGCTGACGATGCTGGACGACGCGGTGGGGCTGGGCGTGCTGGCGCTCGCGCTGGTGCTGGGCGCCACGACGAGCCTGGGCGAGGGGCTGGGCCTGGTGTGCCTCGCGGTCCTGCTGGGCGTCATGTGCGGGGCGCTGCTGGCCTTCCTCACGCACTCGCTGAAGGACCTCGCGGAGCTCACCACGGTGACGCTGGGCGGGGTGGCGCTGGTGGGCGGCGCGGCGGCCTACCTGCGCGTGTCCGCGCTGCTGGCGGGGGTGGCCTGCGGGGCCACGCTGGCGCTGGTGGGTGGGCGCACGGTGGAGCGGGCGGCGCGCGCGCTGGGCCGGGTGGAGCGGCCCGCCTTCCTGGTGCTGGTGTTCCTGGTGGGCTGCGGCGTGCACGCGCGGGACTGGTGGGCCTGGTCGCTGGTGCCGGGCTTCGTGGGGCTGCGGTTCCTGGGCAAGGTGCTGGGCGGCCGGTTCGCGCAGCGGCTGGCGGGGGGCACGCTGGAGCTGCCTCCGCGGCTGGGCTACGCGCTCATCGCCCAGGGCGGCCTGGCGCTGTGCCTGGTGGCCGAGTACGGGATGCTGGTGCCCGGCGGGCTGTCGCAGCGGGTGCTCGACGTGGTGGTGGTGGGCGCGGTGGTGAACGAGCTGCTGGCCGGGCAGGCCTTCCGCCAGGTGCTGGAGCCCGCGCGCCCGGCCCCTCGGGCCTCCGACGTGGAGGTGGCGACATGA
- a CDS encoding LysR family transcriptional regulator — translation MDLFAGVLPFLHVAEERSFRKAAERLGVTTAAVSKAVRKLEDDVGARLLERTSRQVALTPEGAEFLERAREAVAQVRAARETVAQAQRAPRGPLTVALPYILSPVVLPRLARLQARYPQLTLHVRLDDRFSRMVDEHIDVAIRVGALEDSSLVARRLLHTRWVTLASPAHLARYGTPQRPEELSRHPCLKFVDPRGLARDWVFRREPGGAPEVVRTRQALDVNHGPALLDLAAAGAGICQVLDFMLDERARDGRLVEVLADHAAEGPPVHALCIPGRQAVPRVQALLQLLSEELRPPGRT, via the coding sequence ATGGACCTGTTCGCGGGAGTGCTCCCATTCCTCCACGTGGCGGAGGAGCGCAGCTTCCGGAAGGCGGCGGAGCGGCTCGGTGTCACCACGGCGGCGGTGAGCAAGGCGGTGCGGAAGCTGGAGGACGACGTGGGCGCGCGGCTGTTGGAGCGCACGTCGCGCCAGGTGGCGCTCACGCCGGAGGGCGCCGAGTTCCTGGAGCGGGCGCGAGAGGCGGTGGCGCAGGTGCGGGCGGCCCGCGAGACGGTGGCCCAGGCCCAGCGCGCGCCTCGGGGCCCGCTCACGGTGGCGCTGCCCTACATCCTGTCTCCGGTGGTGCTGCCCCGGCTGGCGCGGCTCCAGGCCCGCTATCCGCAGCTCACCCTCCATGTGCGGCTGGATGATCGCTTCAGCCGCATGGTGGACGAGCACATCGACGTGGCCATCCGCGTGGGGGCCCTGGAGGACTCGAGCCTGGTGGCGCGGCGGCTCTTGCACACCCGCTGGGTGACGCTGGCCTCGCCCGCGCACCTGGCCCGGTACGGCACGCCGCAGCGCCCGGAGGAGCTGTCACGCCACCCGTGCCTGAAGTTCGTGGATCCGCGCGGCCTGGCACGGGACTGGGTCTTCCGCCGCGAGCCCGGAGGCGCGCCGGAGGTGGTGCGCACGCGGCAGGCCCTGGACGTCAACCATGGCCCCGCGCTGCTGGACCTGGCGGCGGCGGGCGCCGGCATCTGCCAGGTGCTGGACTTCATGCTGGACGAGCGCGCGAGGGATGGGCGGCTGGTGGAGGTGCTCGCGGATCACGCCGCGGAAGGGCCGCCCGTCCATGCCCTGTGCATCCCCGGCCGCCAGGCCGTGCCGCGCGTGCAGGCGCTGCTCCAATTGCTGTCGGAGGAGCTGCGGCCCCCCGGCCGTACGTAG